The Homo sapiens chromosome 5, GRCh38.p14 Primary Assembly genome includes a window with the following:
- the C5orf15 gene encoding keratinocyte-associated transmembrane protein 2 precursor has protein sequence MAAAVPKRMRGPAQAKLLPGSAIQALVGLARPLVLALLLVSAALSSVVSRTDSPSPTVLNSHISTPNVNALTHENQTKPSISQISTTLPPTTSTKKSGGASVVPHPSPTPLSQEEADNNEDPSIEEEDLLMLNSSPSTAKDTLDNGDYGEPDYDWTTGPRDDDESDDTLEENRGYMEIEQSVKSFKMPSSNIEEEDSHFFFHLIIFAFCIAVVYITYHNKRKIFLLVQSRKWRDGLCSKTVEYHRLDQNVNEAMPSLKITNDYIF, from the exons ATGGCCGCTGCCGTCCCGAAGAGGATGAGGGGGCCAGCACAAGCGAAACTGCTGCCCGGGTCGGCCATCCAAGCCCTTGTGGGGTTGGCGCGGCCGCTGGTCTTGGCGCTCCTGCTTGTGTCCGCCGCTCTATCCAGTG ttGTATCACGGACTGATTCACCGAGCCCAACCGTACTCAACTCACATATTTCTACCCCAAATGTGAATGCTTTAACAcatgaaaaccaaaccaaaccttcTATTTCCCAAATCAGCACCACCCTCCCTCCCACGACGAGTACCAAGAAAAGTGGAGGAGCATCTGTGGTCCCTCATCCCTCGCCTACTCCTCTGTCTCAAGAGGAAGCTGATAACAATGAAGATCCTAGTATAGAGGAGGAGGATCTTCTCATGCTGAACAGTTCTCCATCCACAGCCAAAGACACTCTAGACAATGGCGATTATGGAGAACCAGACTATGACTGGACCACGGGCCCCAGGGACGACGACGAGTCTGATGACACCTTGGAAGAAAACAGGggttacatggaaattgaacagtCAGTGAAATCTTTTAAGATGCCATCCTCAAATATAGAAGAGGAAGAcagccatttcttttttcatcttattatttttgctttttgcattGCTGTTGTTTACATTACATATCACAACAAAAGGAAG ATTTTTCTTCTGGTTCAAAGCAGGAAATGGCGTGATGGCCTTTGTTCCAAAACAGTGGAATACCATCGCCTAGATCAGAATGTTAATGAGGCAATGCCTTCTTTGAAGATTACcaatgattatattttttaa
- the VDAC1 gene encoding non-selective voltage-gated ion channel VDAC1 isoform 7 (isoform 7 is encoded by transcript variant 21): MDFDIAGPSIRGALVLGYEGWLAGYQMNFETAKSRVTQSNFAVGYKTDEFQLHTNVNDGTEFGGSIYQKVNKKLETAVNLAWTAGNSNTRFGIAAKYQIDPDACFSAKVNNSSLIGLGYTQTLKPGIKLTLSALLDGKNVNAGGHKLGLGLEFQA; the protein is encoded by the exons ATGGATTTCGACATTGCTGGGCCTTCCATCCGGGGTGCTCTGGTGCTAGGTTACGAGGGCTGGCTGGCCGGCTACCAGATGAATTTTGAGACTGCAAAATCCCGAGTGACCCAGAGCAACTTTGCAGTTGGCTACAAGACTGATGAATTCCAGCTTCACACTAATGT GAATGACGGGACAGAGTTTGGCGGCTCCATTTACCAGAAAGTGAACAAGAAGTTGGAGACCGCTGTCAATCTTGCCTGGACAGCAGGAAACAGTAACACGCGCTTCGGAATAGCAGCCAAGTATCAGATTGACCCTGACGCCTGCTTCTCG GCTAAAGTGAACAACTCCAGCCTGATAGGTTTAGGATACACTCAGACTCTAAAGCCAG GTATTAAACTGACACTGTCAGCTCTTCTGGATGGCAAGAACGTCAATGCTGGTGGCCACAAGCTTGGTCTAGGACTGGAATTTCAAGCATAA